A region from the Sorex araneus isolate mSorAra2 chromosome 6, mSorAra2.pri, whole genome shotgun sequence genome encodes:
- the LOC101544326 gene encoding lysozyme C, milk isozyme-like: protein MRSMLILFLFSYFFASYDAKIFSECELAKKLKAHGMDNFHGYSLANWVCMAKHESDLNTKALNDKNSDGTIDYGIFQVNNKWWCKDNKRQSKNACNIACSKLLDDNIDDDITCIKRIVKDPNKMNAWYAWVKHCKGKDLSKYLAGCKL from the exons ATGAGGTCCATgctgattctctttctcttcagCTACTTCTTTGCAAGTTATGATGCCAAAATCTTCTCTGAATGTGAGCTAGCCAAAAAGCTGAAGGCCCATGGAATGGATAACTTCCATGGTTACAGCTTGGCAAACT GGGTCTGCATGGCTAAGCACGAAAGTGATTTAAATACCAAGGCCCTCAATGACAAAAATTCTGATGGCACCATTGACTATGGGATATTCCAGGTGAACAACAAATGGTGGTGCAAGGACAACAAACGTCAGTCAAAAAATGCCTGCAACATAGCATGCAGCA AACTCTTGGATGACAACATTGATGATGACATCACTTGTATCAAAAGAATAGTGAAAGATCCTAACAAGATGAATGCCTG GTATGCCTGGGTCAAACACTGCAAAGGCAAGGATTTATCCAAGTACTTGGCTGGCTGTAAGCTATGA